In candidate division WOR-3 bacterium, one DNA window encodes the following:
- a CDS encoding cation diffusion facilitator family transporter: MDQLQIERRVTIAGMVLNILLSGGKILAGIIARSSAIIADGLHSFSDLASDIMVLWGIRAAKMPPDEDHHYGHFRYEAVTALLVGVLLCGAALFIAGEAIYTISQRHGGVRNWLPFYMAISSIVTKELLYWWTRAVGRKFNNPAIIANAWHHRSDAFSSIAAAAGIAGALIGGERWSFLDHLTAVLLASFLIFIGVRIVRDAWYRLCDQAPGSDTQQQMKNTIRAIPGVRGFHAFRARHAGAGNRIEMDVHIQVDPSISVQQGHEIASQVEQEIRRTNPDVTNIVVHIEPEEGKED; encoded by the coding sequence ATGGACCAGCTGCAGATTGAGCGCCGGGTCACGATCGCCGGCATGGTGCTGAACATCCTCCTGAGCGGTGGCAAGATCCTGGCGGGTATTATTGCCCGCTCCAGTGCGATTATTGCTGACGGGTTGCACAGTTTTTCGGATCTGGCAAGTGATATCATGGTGCTGTGGGGTATCCGGGCAGCGAAGATGCCGCCAGATGAGGATCACCACTATGGTCATTTCCGTTATGAGGCGGTGACCGCGCTGCTGGTCGGGGTGCTGCTTTGCGGTGCCGCCCTGTTTATCGCTGGAGAGGCGATTTACACTATCAGCCAGCGGCACGGGGGGGTGCGTAACTGGTTGCCGTTTTATATGGCGATCAGTTCCATTGTTACCAAGGAACTGCTCTACTGGTGGACGCGGGCGGTCGGCAGGAAATTCAACAACCCGGCGATCATCGCCAATGCCTGGCACCACCGTTCCGATGCCTTTTCTTCCATTGCTGCCGCTGCAGGTATTGCCGGGGCGCTGATCGGGGGTGAGCGCTGGTCATTTCTTGACCACCTGACTGCGGTCCTGCTGGCATCATTTCTGATCTTCATCGGGGTCAGGATCGTTCGTGATGCCTGGTACCGGCTCTGCGATCAGGCACCAGGATCTGATACTCAGCAGCAGATGAAGAATACGATTCGGGCGATTCCCGGGGTCCGGGGTTTTCACGCCTTCCGTGCCCGGCATGCCGGTGCGGGCAACAGGATAGAAATGGATGTGCACATTCAGGTGGATCCTTCAATTTCCGTCCAGCAGGGACACGAAATTGCCAGTCAGGTGGAACAGGAAATCCGGCGCACCAATCCGGATGTAACCAATATTGTTGTTCATATTGAGCCGGAGGAGGGAAAAGAGGATTGA